A single region of the Lotus japonicus ecotype B-129 chromosome 4, LjGifu_v1.2 genome encodes:
- the LOC130710785 gene encoding monocopper oxidase-like protein SKU5, protein MASSAPFFLLFLFSISLLLTFSSAADPTFEFKFEVSYITASPLGVPQQVIAINNEFPGPVINVTTNNNVVVNVRNKLDESLLLHWSGIQQRRTSWQDGVLGTNCPIPPKWNWTYQFQVKDQIGSFFYFPSLHFQRAAGGFGSFIINPRADIPIPFDSPYGDIIVFIGDWYTRNHTDLRKDLDDGKDLGMPDGVLINGKGPYRYNDTLVPDGIDFENIEVHPGKTYRVRVHNVGVSTSLNFRIQNHNLLLAETEGSYTVQQNYTSLDVHVGQSYTFLVTMDQNASTDYYIVASARFVNESRWQRVTGVGILHYTNSKGKARGPLPAAPEDQFDKTYSMNQARSIRWNVSASGARPNPQGSFRYGSINVTEVYVLKNKPRVKINGKKRATLSGISFVNPSTPIRLADQFKLKDIYKLDFPTRPLTGSPRAETSVINGSYRGFIEIILQNNDTRMHTYHLDGYAFFVVGMDYGDWSDNSRGTYNKWDGIARATTQVYPGAWTAILVSLDNVGIWNLRTENLDSWYLGQETYIRVVNPEPNNKTELPIPDNALFCGALSKKQKPQDVSSSGSSINGNILKLFFTWVMFVCTTITIIQ, encoded by the exons ATGGCTTCTTCTGCAcctttcttcctcctctttCTCTTCAGCATTTCCTTGCTTCTCACCTTCTCTTCCGCTGCGGATCCAACATTTGAGTTCAAGTTCGAGGTTTCTTACATCACTGCATCTCCTCTTGGAGTTCCTCAACAG gtCATTGCTATCAACAACGAGTTTCCAGGTCCTGTTATCAATGTAACCACAAACAACAACGTTGTTGTCAATGTCCGGAACAAATTGGATGAGAGCCTCCTCCTTCATTG GTCTGGGATTCAGCAACGGAGGACTTCGTGGCAAGATGGTGTTCTTGGCACAAATTGTCCCATTCCACCGAAATGGAACTGGACTTACCAGTTTCAGGTCAAGGATCAGATTGGGAGCTTTTTCTACTTTCCTTCCCTGCATTTTCAAAGAGCAGCTGGTGGGTTTGGGAGTTTCATCATTAACCCCCGTGCTGACATTCCTATCCCTTTTGATTCGCCGTATGGGGACATTATCGTTTTTATTGGAGATTGGTACACGCGCAATCATACG GATCTGAGGAAGGATCTGGATGATGGAAAAGATCTTGGCATGCCGGATGGTGTTCTCATTAACGGGAAAGGCCCTTATAGATATAACGATACGCTTGTTCCTGATGGCATCGATTTTGAAAACATTGAAGTCCATCCTG GAAAAACCTACCGAGTTCGTGTACATAATGTTGGAGTATCAACAAGTCTGAATTTCCGGATTCAGAACCATAACTTACTTCTAGCAGAGACTGAGGGATCTTATACAGTGCAGCAGAACTACACTAGTTTAGATGTTCATGTTGGACAATCTTATACTTTTCTAGTAACCATGGATCAGAACGCAAGTACAGATTACTACATTGTAGCAAGTGCGAGGTTTGTAAATGAATCACGTTGGCAAAGAGTTACTGGAGTTGGTATCTTGCACTATACAAATTCCAAGGGGAAGGCACGCGGTCCTTTGCCAGCTGCTCCAGAGGACCAATTTGACAAAACTTACtcgatgaaccaagcaagatcTATCAG ATGGAATGTATCAGCAAGTGGCGCTCGTCCAAACCCACAAGGGTCTTTCAGATATGGTTCCATCAATGTGACTGAGGTTTATGTATTGAAAAATAAACCACGAGTGAAGATTAATGGGAAGAAGCGAGCAACGCTCAGCGGGATCTCTTTTGTCAATCCTTCCACTCCAATCAGGCTAGCTGACCAATTCAAATTAAAAGACATATACAAGCTTGATTTCCCAACTAGGCCTCTTACTGGTTCACCTCGAGCAGAAACATCAGTAATTAATGGAAGTTATAGAGGATTCATAGAAATTATACTGCAGAACAACGACACCAGGATGCATACCTACCACTTGGATGGATATGCATTTTTTGTTGTGGG GATGGACTACGGTGACTGGTCTGATAATAGCAGGGGAACATATAACAAATGGGATGGAATAGCTCGCGCTACAACACAG GTCTATCCTGGAGCATGGACAGCAATTTTGGTCTCCCTCGACAACGTTGGAATTTGGAATCTGAGAACCGAAAACCTCGACTCGTGGTATCTTGGTCAAGAAACATACATCAGGGTTGTCAACCCAGAGCCTAATAACAAGACAGAGCTGCCCATTCCAGACAATGCACTTTTCTGTGGTGCCCTTAGTAAAAAGCAAAA GCCTCAGGAtgtttcttcttctggttcttcAATCAATGGGAATATACTGAAGCTGTTCTTCACTTGGGTGATGTTTGTATGCACCACAATCACCATTATCCAGTAG